From the Drosophila gunungcola strain Sukarami unplaced genomic scaffold, Dgunungcola_SK_2 000081F, whole genome shotgun sequence genome, one window contains:
- the LOC128264853 gene encoding ubiquitin-conjugating enzyme E2 N: MSSLPRRIIKETQRLMQEPVPGINAIPDENNARYFHVIVTGPNDSPFEGGVFKLELFLPEDYPMSAPKVRFITKIYHPNIDRLGRICLDVLKDKWSPALQIRTILLSIQALLSAPNPDDPLANDVAELWKVNEAEAIRNAREWTQKYAVED, encoded by the coding sequence ATGTCGAGCCTGCCACGTCGCATCATCAAGGAGACGCAGCGTCTGATGCAAGAGCCTGTGCCGGGAATCAATGCCATTCCCGATGAGAACAATGCACGATACTTCCATGTGATCGTGACCGGACCGAACGATTCGCCCTTCGAGGGCGGTGTATTCAAGCTGGAATTGTTCCTACCAGAGGATTATCCGATGTCGGCGCCCAAGGTGCGTTTCATCACGAAGATCTATCATCCGAACATCGATCGCTTGGGCCGCATCTGCCTGGACGTGCTCAAGGATAAGTGGAGTCCGGCGCTGCAGATCCGCACCATATTGCTATCGATCCAGGCCCTCCTCAGTGCACCCAATCCCGACGATCCTTTGGCCAACGATGTCGCCGAATTGTGGAAGGTCAACGAGGCGGAGGCCATTCGCAATGCCCGCGAATGGACCCAGAAATATGCCGTCGAAGACTGA